The following nucleotide sequence is from Diospyros lotus cultivar Yz01 chromosome 3, ASM1463336v1, whole genome shotgun sequence.
GACCTCCtcgggagactcatccatcgctgcagtcactacaagaaaaatcaaatttagtgatgggagaattcgtcactaaaattggcgtcgctgaaatttagtcacagatttagcgacgaaagttttagtgacggaattagtGACGGAAAGCCCCGTCATTGATCTGTGACGAGTTTTTCATCGCTAATCTGTGACGGGCAATCCTGTCACAGAATAGCGACGGAAAATCAGCGACGGGgcttcccgtcactaaattatttttaaaataaaaaataaaaatatatatattaaaattttaataaaataaaaactaaattaaattattttttcgcTGTGACGGGCGCTACCAGTCGTTGATCAGCGATGGGTATTCtagtcactaaattatttttagaataaaaaataaaaaatatagatattaaaatatatattaaaatttaaataaaaattaaattattttttcaaaaatctgtgacgggcatTATCCGTCGCTGATCAACGACGGgattcccgtcactaaataattttttaaaataaaaaaataaaaatatatattaaaatttaaataaaattaaataaaaattaaattatttttaaaaaatctctgACGGtatgcccgtcactaaattatttaaaaaaataaaaatatatattaaaattcaaataaaattaaattattttttccaaaatctgtgacgggcgctacccgtcgctgatcagcgatgggtattcccgtcactaaattatttttagaataaaaaataaaaaatatatattaaaaattaaattattttttgaaaatctgtgacgggcatTATCCGTCGTTGATCAGCAACGGGAATtaccgtcactaaataattttttaaaataaaaaataaaaaataaaaaatattaaaatttaaataaaattaaataaaaattaaattgtgtttaAAAAATCTGTGACGagtaaatccgtcactaaattattttaaaaaaattaaaatatatattaaaatttaaataaaattaagttaattttttcaaaatctgtGACGGGCGATACCCgttactaaattattttaaaatatatatatattaaaatttaaataaaattaaattattttattaaataatcagcGACGGGTTCCgtcacaaaattattaattaaattaaaaagttaaaatatatattaaaatttaattaaaattaaattatttttccaaaaatctaTGACGGGCgctacccgtcactaaattatttttttaattaaaaaaataaaaatatttattaaaatttaaataaaagtaaattattttaaatcgtttaagaatttaaaaattgaaaaaataataattacaaaataaaaattatatattaaaattaaattaaattaaaaaaaataataagaataaaattaaaactaaattattttaaatcatgtaagaatgttaaaattaaaaaaataatttgcttaattaaattaaatacaacagaaatataaataaatatatatataaaaataaatattttcataaatattactaTTTACGAATGTTCagagttaaattttttaatttatatatttttataatttatataattatattaagaaatattttaattaaaaatataaattaaaatttaatttttatacaaaatttgttaattaaaaatttaattatttaattgaatagaaaaaaaatgtgagaTACCAAATAtggacacaaaattcaaatccataaATTTCATTACTATAATCATAAATGGTTCACAATAGAATTAacaatcatcatcatgatcattttcatcattctcattttcttcatcttcacccTGATTGCCCTCATtatcactatctatgtcatcagatAATAACTCTTGTTCGTCGTCTTCTGATATAAATTCTTCCTCAGTATCATCTTTTTCCTGTAGAGCGATATTGGAGACATCTATTTCTTCAACTGTTCCATCGAAATCTTGTAAAGTACCTGTTAGGTCATCAGTTAGATCTACTTGAGGCAATTCTGGTATCTCGTACTCTTGGAAAGGTTCTTCCATCTCAGCCTCAGGAGCAGTTATTGTACctcgtgcctttgttttaataacaactAGCCAATCATGTTTATCACGACATGTGTCGGGATATGacgcgtaatacacttgttcagcttgttgggCAAATATGAATAGATCATATTTTTTATACCTTCTTGATGATCGAACTTCCATAATACCATACTTTTCATGAATTTTGGTTTCCCGAGAACTTGGatcgtaccattcacatttgaatagAACTACCCTCTTAATTGGTAGGCCTACATATTCTAATTCAataatatctataatttttccataataGTAGATCTCTGATGATCCAACTCCTATACCAGACACGCAAACATCAAAATTTTCGGTGGACCTACTATTACTCCGCTCAACACtatgaaatttatatccatTTACTAAATACATTGTCCAGTATTGCACGTTTGGAGTTGGTCTCCATcctatattttgaattaatggATCTCTAACAACTTGAGTACTCGAATTCacctgagaaaatatttgaattatataatatatataactaaaattcaatttaaaaataatttaatatgaaataacATACATAATGATGAAGCCATGTAGGAAAATGTTTCTCGATTTCTTTGTCGATTTCTTCGTCAGTGATATTTGAAGATAGCTAACCCAGAATGATGGTATACATACTGAAAAATTCAAGTTATATATAAACCAAATAATACGAACCACATATGACTTTataaataaaagcatttatttgtctaattcttactcgatataAGGTTTAACCTTTGGAGTATTCAGCAAGACATATAATTTGACAGCTTCAAACTCTTTCACATCCATCCACCTAATATTCATTGAACCAGCAGCACGGACTAGAAAATTGAAGATgaaaatttgtggatatgaagaatctccccCATCATCATTTCGAGGGACTCTTGTCCTTCTGGATTGAACGTTaggtgcaaaataatatgaaccaaacgttgacgtctcctcaattaaataggCTTCACATATAGATCCTTCTACACGAGCTTTATTACGAACCTTTTTCTTTAAAGTATTGAGAAacctaaattattcaataatcaactcaataTCGGaacaatttagttttttaaaataaacatatcaAAATGTTATACATGATTACCTTTCGAAAGGATACATCCATCTATACTGTACTGGTCCCCCCACCTTTGCTTCGTAAACTAAGTGTATCGGCAGATGTTCCATTGAGTTAAACCATCCCGAAGGAAATACACgctctaatttgcataaaatgataGATATGTTTTGCTCCATAACATCTAAGTGTTCAATCCTCAACACTATTGAgcaaatatctttaaaaaactGACATAACTCAATAACTGGATTCCAAATTCGATATGGTAATGCTGCAAATGCTGTTGGAAGTAATCGCTCCATGAGAACATGACAGtcatgacttttcaacccaAATACCCTCGCGTTTCTCATATCAACACATCTACCCAATCTGGAAGCATATCCATCAGGGAGTTTcagttcttttatccatttcaaaaCACTTAATTTCTGCTCCCTTGTGAACGTGTATtgggtgtaacgccccacttttctttttccaaggtacacatacaaagatgcatgatgacgctagcaaccgtatggtaatcaaagggcgtttatggaagcctttgccaacagaagcaaggatcgaacctgaaagctttataaaaccataagctagatatttaaggcttccactatatgcttttaacacaaaaaccatctgaaaagccataatacaacttgaaaatctagggatcatttaggctcccttttacaacaagtaaaactcacactaaagtAATAGTACAACGCTTTGCAATTAAAACGTAAAGGAGCTAACTATCCaagaaccacttcctttccttttctctgacttgattccggggcacctgtcacgactaacccacctggaacgttgaatgttccaggggtatgtgacacccaagttagatagttatatctaagtgtatgcaacaagaagagataacatgcatgtgatgagatatgtaaaatgatatgaaaccgcctgtgtggtagtgacgccgaggtgttgcaatcacccccgctgatcaatcatgttctcacatctccaagacttttcaccagtctaacatgagatcctgacttcagctagccacacacaccaagtgatgcatgacaaagaaagagaaaatgcttgatttaaaggaaagtcatgcttatgcaagtaatcacccttacccgtgtgaagaaaaaatgttcggtatgtaatataaagatgcaagaagcactcaccttgctggttcGGAAGCTCTAAagtactgttcacagggttcgggaaagtttttctgcaaaaataacataacttcgaaactcaaaaataaaatatttttatatggggtcCTAGGGAAAAATTTGAGGACCAACTGTACAAAATTTGGGCCCAAGAGGGaatctcacgcgccctcacgcgcttggGGAAGGATCCCCACGCGCTCCACTCGCGGCAGTCAGGTGGCGCGTGAACTGCACGCGCCGCCCCTCCAGCTTTAACGTCTTGAGGTTTTTTAGCCCGTTCTCCCTCATCCGgactccgatttgacttccgtttgaacccacacgacccttattcaattatctatcgaactacggaaagaaattagaattaactTGCTGTTTTTTCACTATTTAACGCCTTTTACGGTGGCGGTCCAACTTTTCCGACGAAGTGTTTtaccactctatttttgggcaaagcttctcctctcaactcacctccccttttcctcttgattaatggtgagaatttCCCTTCCAaggccttggtatttataggcatttatggccaatccaagagtgccatgtgtcacttgccatgtgtcacttagataaggttgtaatcatcACTTTCGTAGGATTGTGCCAAGTGTCCCTTGAGATTTCAGCCATTTCTCCCCCTTGTGACATGTGTCCTTttaaacatgtgccaccacatgttaatttgatttttcaagattcctcatgattatgtctcctaactaagttagcttacttggttcctttaactaactagttataagatattttaacttcttacaaataactctttaacccaaatacttctttgcacttatatcccttgagcccctataactccttaaacttctccaaaataccttagatgATGTCCCCTTGCGATAGTTTCCGTGATTTTTCGgaaaacccttcattcgttcCTTGGCGATTACCTcggaacttcacatgtatccttcgatttccaaggaaatgttttatttcttaaacaacaatgcctaggaaaacttcgggtattacattctcccccccttaaaaaaaaGATTTCGTCCACGAAATACATCCCTAAGTCTCCACATGGTTGAAGAGGTGTGAGAACTTCTGttgcatttcttcttctctctcccaagTGGCTTCCTCAATGTTATGGTGTTTCCACAACACTTTCACCAGTGGTATTACCTTGTTCCTCAATACTTTCTCCTTCCAGTCCAAGATCTCAATGGGTTCTTCGGGGTAGGTCAAATTCTCTTGCAATTCAATCGTTTCTTCTGGAATCTTCTGAGAAGGATCGGGTTCGCACTTTCGTAGACgagacacatggaacacatCGTGTACCCCAGACATTGATGGGGGTAGTGCTAACCGATATGCTACTGGCCCAATACGCTCCAAAACCTCATATAGCCCAACATAGCGTGGGTTTAACTTTCCTCGTTTCTTCCCTTGGTGTAAGATCTTCAAGTATACCTTATCTCCAGTTTGAAATTCCAAACCCCTCCTTCGATTATCGGCATATGACCTCTGTCGGCTTTGGGCTGCCTTAATCTTTTCCTGAATCAGCTTAATCTTTTCGTTAGTTTGTTGCACCATTTCAGGTCCTAAAAGCTGTCTTTCTCCTACCTCGGTCCAACATAGAGGTGTTCTGCATCTTCGACCATAGAGAGCTTCGTATGGTGCCATATTAATACTACTGtgataactattattatatgcaaactcaATCAGGGGTATGTGCTCCTCCCATccttttgaaaattcaatcacACAGGCTCGCAACATGTCTTCCATGGTCTGAATTGTCCATTCTGATTGTCCGTCTGTTTGGGGATGATATGCCGTACTCAGCCACAATTGGGTCCCCAAACATTtttgcaaactctcccaaaatcgaGAAGTGAATCTCGGATCCCTATCAGATACTATACTCACTGGAGTTCCATGCAATCTGATTATCTCCTTTATATACAATTGTGCTAACTTGCTGACTGGTTGCCCTACTTTCATGGGCAGAAAATGAGCAGACTTTGTTAGCCTATCCACTATTACCCATATTGCATCATTTCCCATAGGTCCTCTTGGCAAACCCgtaacaaaatccatagtgatatgctcccacttccattcGGGAATATCTAGGGGTTGCAGCTTCCCAGCAGGCTTTTGATGTTTGATCTTTATCCTTTGACAAGTGTCACATCGACTCACGTGACGAGCTATGTCTTTCTTCATTCCCAGCCACCAGTACAAATTTCTCAAGTCCCTGTACATTTTGGTAGTACCAGGGTGGATAGTGTATTTGGCTTGGTGCACCTTTCCTAGAATGGTTTGCCTCAATTCCTTGACCCTGGGCACATATATTCGGTTCATGAACCGTAATATACCGTCAGAAAAACTGAAGTTAGGGTTTTTGACCCTTCCCCGGTCATCTACCCACAACTTCACCCTCGAGTCTTCCAGAGTAGCTTGCTGGATTTGTTCCACCAGATGGGAATGAACCACCAGGCCAGCGACGTAGACAGACGTTCTTTTAGGAATTGCGCCCACTGACAaatggctaaaagcctccaccagTCCCCATTCCCGGGCCATCAAATTAGCTATTAGAGCAGGCCTTTTCCTGCTTAACTCATCAGCCACAACATTTGCCTTCCCGGGGTGGTACTGGATCGTACAATCGTAATCCTTCAAGAATTCCATCCACCACCAttgcctcatattcaaatcCCTCTGTGAAAATAAATACCGCaagctcttatgatctgtgAAGATCTCAAACTTTTCTCCATACAAGTAGTGCTGCCAAAGTTTCAAGGTAAACACGACCGCagccaattccaaatcatgggtAGGATAGTGCTGCTCGTGATTTTTCAATTGCCGAGACCCATATGCCACCACCCTTTCATTCTGCATGAGTACACACCCCAAGCTAGTTTTTGAGGCATCAGTATAAACTACGAATCCTCCTGTCCCACATGGTATGGCTAAAATAGGTGCAGAGGTTAGTCTCTTTTTGAGTTCATTAAAACTATGCTCACATGCcatattccattcaaacttaacTCCTTTTTCTCGTTAACTGGTAAAGCAATATGAGAAAATCCttcaacatattttctataataacctGCCAGCCCCAAAAAACTACGCACCTCAGTTACGGTCTTAGGTTGCTCCCAATTCCTTATTGTCTCAACTTTTGAAGGATCCACCGTTATTCCTTCCTCTAATATGACATGGCCCAGAAAAGCTATTTGGgttagccaaaactcacatttagaaaatttggcatatagTCGATGCTCCCGTAACGTCTTTAGAACTGTTTCCAGGTGTCGCTCATGTTCCTTCCTGCTAGTTGAATAtattagaatatcatcaataaacacaatcacAAACTGGTCTAGGTATGGCCTGAATATCCTattcatcaagtccataaagGCTGTTGGTGCGttagtcaacccaaatggcatcaccaagtaCTCATAGTGTCCATAACGAGATCTAAAGGCAGTTTTCAATACATCCTCCTTCTTGATTCGCAACTGGTAGTAGCCCgacctcaaatctatcttcgagaataccctAGCACCTTGTAACTGGTCAAACAACTCATCAATTCTAGGGAGCGGATACTTGTTTTTTATAGTAACCTTATTCAGTTGACGGTAAtctatgcacatccttagactcccgtcttttttcttttcaaacaatATAGGTGCTCCCCAAGGTGACATGCTAGGTTGGATAAAACCCTTGTCCAAAAGATCCTGCAGCTGACTTTTCAATTCCCTTAATTCTGCTGGGGCCATCCTATAAGGAGGTATTGATATAGGGTCTGTCCCTGGTAGGACATCTATGGCAAGCTCAATTTCCCGATAAGGGGGTAGTCCAGGTAAGTCTTCAGGAAACACATTAGGAAAGTCTCTTACTATGGCCACTTTCCTAAGCCCAACCTTTTTGTTATTCTCCTGTACACAAGCTAGGTAGCCATATGCTCTTTTCCCTAACATCCTATCAGCTTTAAGGGCTGTTATCCATTTGATTCTCCCACTCCCATTTTTCCCTCGAAACTTCTCCCAAGTTCCATTATCTGTTTGTAACTCAACTGTCTTTTCTTGACAGTTAATTTTTGCATTATATTTAGTCAAGAAATCCATCCCCAAGATTATCTCAAAATCCTGAATATCTAGGGACGTAAGTTCGACTGAAAACTCATTATTCCCCAATACGATCCGTCCATCCCCATAGCCTGTATGTGTTTCTACTTGTTTTCCAAAAGGGGTAGATACTATCATGGGACACCCTAGTTCTCCCAATTCCAATTTTAAACAACGTGCCAATGCATGCGATACAaatgaatgagtagaccctgggtCTATCAATACTTGCACCGGCGTATCAAGAAAGATCATTGTACCTTGTATTATTGATGGGTTGGCACTGGCGTCTTCTCTCGTCAAACTAAATACGCGTCCCCGCTGTGGCTCCATGCTTCCTTTATTCGCCCTGAATTGAACAATACCTTTCTTTTGAGGGCAGTCGCGAGAGATATGACTAGGCTTCTGGCAAGTGAAACACACGATCCCCTTTGGGCAATCCCGAGCCACGTGGCCAGTTCCTCCACAAGAATAGCATCCCTGGGCTCCTGTCCTACAAGGCTTCCCTGGATGATATTTCTAACATTTCGGGCACGAACCTTTGGTCTTGAACTTCCTCCCTTGAGTCCCCAAGTCATGCTTTCTTCCCAACCTTCCATCCTCGGGCCCACGAAATTCCGTTCCCAAAGTCTCCATTCGCCGAAAGTTGCTTTCTACCGTCAAGGCTTGCAGCACCACTTCTGCATAGGTGGGTGTCCCTAAGGAGCTTAAGGCCAGTTGAATCTTCCACTTCAGTCCTCCAAGGAACTTCTGCGCTTTGGCTTCCTTGTCCAGGTTGTATATAGGCATATACTTGATCAGCCTTGTGAAGTGATCCTCGTATTGGGCGACAGACATGTCCCCAGTTTGTTTTAGATTCATGAACTCCCGacctttctccattttcttacaCAAAGGAAAGTATTTCGTATTAAAAAGTTTCTTAAACTGCACCCATGTAGTAACTGGAGTACCTCGTCCTTCAGGACCTTGCAGAGTTCTCTGCATCATTTTCCACCACTGGTCAGCTTCATCACGAAGCATAAATGTTGCACAACCAACTTTATCCTCCTCCTCACAGCCAATAAAGTCAAAGATCTTTTCGACCTGCTCCAGCCAAAACTCATTCTCACAGGGGTCAGTCCCTACCTTTCCTTGAAAAACAGACGGGTTCAACTGCTGGAACCTGTCGCTAACATTAGGATTTCGGGGATAACTTGACCTGCTGGTTGTGTTCCTCGCATAAGGGTGACCATACTTCCCAAGACTCGTTCCATTTGATCCATACGAGTTCCTTCTCCTTGGTTCCCTTTTGGCAGTGGGTTACCTTGGGGCATCTACGTCCCTTCCTCGTGCTGGTCCTACATCTCCTCCTCTCGAACGTTGTTTCTGCGCCTAGGGTTCCTTATTCGGTGAGTGTTTACCATCTGAAACCATTTACAATAAATTTCAAGGACAATTTATAAAC
It contains:
- the LOC127796870 gene encoding uncharacterized protein LOC127796870, which translates into the protein MDFKGKSKDNAKARMDLKEYCRRKELELIDHGGGKVGTDPCENEFWLEQVEKIFDFIGCEEEDKVGCATFMLRDEADQWWKMMQRTLQGPEGRGTPVTTWVQFKKLFNTKYFPLCKKMEKGREFMNLKQTGDMSVAQYEDHFTRLIKYMPIYNLDKEAKAQKFLGGLKWKIQLALSSLGTPTYAEVVLQALTVESNFRRMETLGTEFRGPEDGRLGRKHDLGTQGRKFKTKGSCPKC